ATGGCGGCGTCTCCTGTGTCGGGGGCTAGCGCGCCTGGAAGGCGGCGAGCCGGGCCTGGGCGTCGGCTTCGAGGTCGGCGTAGAAGAGGTTGAAGCCGGGGGCCTTGCGCCGGTCGGCCCACGAGCCGGTCTTGCGCAGGGCCGAGGATTTCGGCCGGCTCACGTGCAGCACGCCCTGCCGGCATTGCGCGGCCACCTGGCGCGCCAGGAAGGCCGGCCGGGCGCCCCACTCCAGGCCGGTGGCGTTGGCCGCTCCAAGGTGCAGCCGCGCCGGGGCCGGCGCGTCCGTGGTCGACCCCAGCACCGGGTTGAAGCAGAGCGCCGGCCGCGGCGTCAGGTTCTCGAGCTCCCCGCGGCCGTTCCAGACGAGCGCCCGGTCGAGCTTGCGCTTGGCGGCGTCGAACTCGCCCTCGTCCACCCTGGCCCAGGCGGCGAGGCAGCCGGCCTGGCGCCGCTCGGTGCAGGGCGGCAGCGGCGGGCTGTCGGCGGGGACCACGGTGTCCACCAGATAGGCGGCGACCAGCCTGGCGCGCAGCGCGGGATCGCGGGCCACCTCCTGCTCCAGCAGGCGAAGCCCCAGCGTGCCGCCCTGCTCCACCCCGACGACGAGGAACGGCCGGCCCCGGTTGTCGCGCTGGAGGTAGGTGCGGAACGCCTCCTGCACGTCGGCGTAGGCGAAGCGGCGCGCCTCACGGGCGTCCTCGCGCAGCGTCAGCAGGGAGTAGAGGCTGGCCTGGCGGTACTTCGGCGCAAAGATCCGGCCCACCCCGACGAAGGGCCCGACATAGTTCGGCGCCATGGTCTCGCGGAACTCCTCGAGCGCCTCGGGATCGTCGATCGGCGCGTTCCAGTGGCGCCCGCCCTCGTAGGTCGTCGGAGCGATGAAGAAGACGTCCGCCGGGCGATCGGTCTCGTCGCGGGGCAGCAGGGCCCAGGCCGCGGGCGCGGCGTAGTCGGGCGCCGGCGGCGGCTCGTAGGTCTGGAACGGCACCTTGGGGTCGAGCGTGGTCCGCACCAGGTCGCCCCAGTAGAAGCCCACCGCCGCGCCCACCAGCAGGATCAGGCCCAGGAGGGCCGCGGTCAGCCAGCGGCGCGAGCGCGGACCTGCGGACATCGCCTAGCGGTAGGGATCGGGCTGGCTGAGGTAATTGCCGACATAGTCGCCGATCCCCTCCTCCAGCGGCGTCATGGCGGCCGGGTAGCCGGCCTCGAACAGCCGGTCCATCTGCGCCTGGGTGAAGTACTGGTACTTGTCGCGGATGGCGGGCGGCATGGGCGTGTATTCGATCTGGGCGTTCTTGCCCGCCGCCTCGAAGACGTTGCGCGCCATCTCCTCGAAGGTCCGCGCCTGGCCCGAGCCCAGGTTGAAGACCCCGCTCACCTGCGGGCTGTCCAGCAGCCAGCGGGTCACGTCGGCGGCGTCGCGGACGTAGACGAAGTCGCGCTTCTGGCCCCCGTCCGGCACGTCGGGCCGGTAGCTCTTGAAGAGCTGCACCGCGTGGCCCTCGCGCACCTGCGGCCAGATCTGCGCCGCCACGGACTTCATCGAGTGCTTGTGCTCCTCGTTGGGCCCGTAGACGTTGAAGAACTTCAGCCCCACCCACTGCGGCGGGGCGTAGTCGCGGCCCGCCTGGCGCACGGCGAAGAGGTCGAACAGCGCCTTCGACCAGCCGTAGGTGTTGAGCGGTCGCAGCCGGGCCAGCGCCTCGTAGTCGTTGTCGTCCGAGAAGCCGTGCTCGCCCGCCCCGTAGGTGGCCGCCGACGAGGCGTAGACGAACCGGCGCTGCCGGTCGGCGCACCAGCGGAACAGGTCGCGGCTGAGGGTGAAGTTCGAGTGGACGATCTTGTCCGCGTCGGGCTCGGTCGTGGAGGAGACCGCGGCCATGTGGACGACCATCTCCACGTCGCGCCAGCGCTTCTCCAGCCAGTCGAACATGTCCTCGGGCGCGACGAAGTCGCCGATCGGGTGCTTGGCGATGTTGCGCCACTTGCCGAGCTCGGCCTCACGCAGCCGGTCGCAGACGACGACGTCCAGGCTGCGGTCCTCGGCCAGCTTGGCGGCGATGTTCGAGCCGATGAAGCCCGCGCCGCCGGTCACGAAGACGATCTTGCGGGTCATGCCTTCTCTTTCTTCATCCGGGCGATGGCCGCGGTGGTGGAATAGCCGTCCACCAAGCTGGCGAGCTTCACCTCGCCGCCCCAGGACCGGACCTGCTCGGCGCCCACCACCTGGTCCTCGGAATAGTCGGCGCCCTTGACCAGCACGTCGGGCCGGGCGGCCTCGATCAGCTTCAGCGGCGTCAGCTCCTCGAACGGCGCGACGAGATCCACGCTCTGCAGCCCGGCCAGCACCAGGGCGCGGCTCTCCAGGTCGTTCACCGGCCGCCCCTCGCCCTTCAGGGCGCGGACGGACTCGTCGGAATTCAGGCCCACGATCAGCCGGTCGCACCAGGCCTTGGCCTGGGAAAGGTAGGCCACGTGGCCGCGGTGCAGGATGTCGAAGCAGCCGTTGGTGAAGCCCACCCGCAGGCCCTGGGCGCGCCAGCGGGCAACCTCCTCGACCATGCGCTGCGGCGTGGCGACCTTGGCCTCGGCCGGCGCCATGTGGGCGGTCAGGACGGCCTCCACCAGCTCCTCGGGCGAGACCGTCGCGGTGCCCGCCTTGCCCACCGCGACGCCGGAGGCGAGCTGGGCGAAGGCGATGGCGTCCTCCAGCCCCGCGCCGCCGGCCAGGGCCAAGCCGAGGGCCGCCAGGGCCGTGTCCCCCGCCCCCGAGGCGTCGAACACCTCGCGCGCCACGGTCGGGAAGTGGCGCACCGGCCAGCCGCGCAGGCCGAGGGAGGCGCCCTTGCCCGAGCGGGTGACCAGAACGCCCCGCGCCGACCACAGCTCGAGCGCGCGGGCGAGCGCGGCCTCCACCTCGGCGTCGGTGTCGGTCGGCATGTCGGTGGCGTAGGCCAGCTCGGAGGCGTTCGGTTTGACGAGGTCGATCTCGCCGTAGCGGGCGAACGAGCGGGCCTTGGAGTCCACCACCACCTTGGCGCCGGTCTCGGCGGCGGCCTCGCGGCAGGCGGCGATGACGGCGTCGGTCACCACGCCCTTGCCGTAGTCGGACAGCAGGATCACGCCGGCGCCCCGGGCGGCGTCTCGGATGGTGCGCACGAGCCGCTGCTCGCACTCGCCCTCGACCGGCCGGCTCTCCTCGAGGTCCACGCGCAGGAGCTGCTGGCCGCCCGAGACAAAGCGGGTCTTCAGGGTGGTCGGCCGGGAGGGATCGGTGACGAGATAGCCCTCGATGGCCGGCTCCTCGCCGACCAGGCGGGAGGCTTCATGGCCCTCGGCGTCGCCGCCGACGAGCCCCACCAGGGCGACCGAGCCGCCCAGGGCGGCGACGTTGCGCGCCACGTTGCCGGCGGCGCCCAGCATCATGATCTCGCGGCTGCGGGCGAGCACCGGGATGGGCGCCTCGGGCGAGACGCGGCTGACCGAGCCGTAGACGAAACGGTCCACCATCAGGTCGCCCACGCAGGCGACGCGCTTGCCCGGGACCTCGCTGAGGAGGTGCTGGAGTGCGGCCAGATCCATGGGGCTCAGGGTGTGCGGCGCGTTGGCGGGCCGGTCAAGCCGCGCGGGCGACCTCGTGCAGCGCCTTGAGCTGGCGCAGCAGCGGCTCGGCGCCGTCCAGCGGCAGGCAGCTTGGCCCGTCGCAGAGCGCCTTGTCGGGGTCGGGATGGAACTCCAGGAACACCCCGTCGGCCCCGGAGACGACGGCGGCCCTGGCGATCACCGCCACGCCCTCGCGCCGTCCGCCCGTCGAGGCGCCGCCGGTGCGCGGGTCGGCGCCGGGGAGTTGGACCGCGTGGGTGGCGTCGATGGTCACGGGGCAGCCCAGCTTCTTCATCTCGCCGATGCCGAGCATGTCGACGACCAGGTTGTTGTAGCCGAAGGACGAGCCGCGCTCGCAAAGGACGGTGATTTCGGCGCCGCCCGTGGCCTCCTTCACCTTGGAGACGATGTTCTTGGCGTCCCAGGGCGCCAGGAACTGGCCCTTCTTGACGTGCAGCAGGCCGCCGGCGGCGTGGATGGCCCGCGCGGAGGCGACGACGAGGTCCGTCTGACGGCACAGGAAGGCGGGGATCTGCAGCAGGTCCACCACCTCGGCCAGTGGGCCGGCCTGGCCGGGCTCGTGGATGTCGGTGGCGATCGGCACGCCCACCTGGTCCTTCACCGCCTTCAGCATCGCGAGCCCCGCCTCCAGGCCAGGGCCGCGGTAGCTGCTGATCGACGAGCGGTTCGCCTTGTCGAAGCTGGCCTTGAACACGAACGGCAGCTGGAGCCGCTCGCACGCCGCCTTCAGGTGGCGGGCCGTGGCCAGGGCCAGCGCCTCGTCCTCCAGCACGTTGAGCCCGGCGATCACCACCAGCGGCTGGCCGTCGCCGATGGCGAGGTTCCAGCGATCGAGCTTCAGGACGGCCATGGGGCTCCTCTCGTCTGCGGCGGCCTAAGTGCGGCGCCGCGCCCCCGATCTCAAGTCCCGGATCGCGCTCCCGCGGCATCCGCCGGCCAGCCGCGGCCGTAGTTGAGCTCGCCGGCGATTCGCACGCCGGCGAAGATCGGTGTTATCGTTGTCTGGCTTAGGGGGAAGCGAGCATGGGCCTGGATCACAAGATCGCGGAGCTCGCCGGCGCGCCAGCGGCCTTCAGAGCCGCCGCCAGGATCATCGCGCGCAACTGGCAGGCGGGCGTCCTCACCTTCGTGCTGCCGGACGGGCGCGAGTTCCGGCTGCAGGGCGATGCGCCCGGCCGCGACGGCCGCCTGGTGGTCCGCGACTATCGCTTCATGAAACGGGTGCTGGCCTCGGGCGACATCGGCTTCGCCGAAGGCTACATGGCCGGCGAGTGGGACACGCCCGACCTTTCGGCGCTGCTGGAGGTCCTGGCGCTGAACTTCAACAACATCGACCAAGTGGCCACGGGCAATCCGGTGATGTCCTTCGTCCACTTCGTCGGCCACCTGCTGCGCGGCAACACGCGAGCGGGCTCGCGGCGGAACATCCACGCCCACTACGACCTCGGGAACGCCTTCTATTCGCGCTGGCTGGACCCCACCATGACCTACTCGTCGGCTCGCTTCGAGAAGCCCGGCGAGCCGCTGTCCGAGGCCCAGCGGCGCAAGTACCGCACCCTCGCCGAGAGCATGGGGCTGAAGCCCGACCACCACGTGCTGGAGATCGGCTGCGGCTGGGGCGGCTTCGCCGAGTACGCCGCCCGCGAGGTGGGCGCGAAGGTCACCGGCATCACCATTTCCGAGGAGCAGTACAGGTTCGCGAGTCGGCGGATGTTCGAGCAGGGGCTGAACGAGCGGGCCGAGATCCGGCTGGTGGACTACCGCGACGTCGAGGGCCGGTTCGACCGGGTCGCCTCCATCGAGATGTTCGAGGCGGTGGGCGAGCGCTACTGGCCCACCTACTTCGGGAAGATCCGCGAGAGCCTCGCCCCCGGCGGCCGGGCCGGCCTGCAGATCATCACCATCCGGGACGAACTGTTCGACCACTACCGGCGGCGGGCCGACTTCATCCAGAAGTACATCTTCCCGGGCGGCATGCTGCCTTCGGAGGCGCGGCTGAAGGCCGAGACCGAGAAGGCGGGGCTCTCCTGGGCCGGCGTCTCGCGCTTCGGCCAGAACTACGCCGACACCCTGGCCGAGTGGGCCCGGCGCTTCGAGGGGGCCTGGGACGACATCCGCCGGCTGGGCTTCGACGAGCGGTTCCGCAAGCTCTGGCGCTTCTATCTCAGCTACTGCGAGGCCGGCTTCCGCACCGCGCGGACCGACGTCGTTCAGCTCAGCTTGGCGCGGACTTAGAAATCCGCCCCTGTCGCAACCGGCCCGGCTTGCCTAATTAGCGACCATGCAAGTCGCCCAAAGCGTCCTCGACCTGATCGGGAACACGCCCCTCCTCCGCCTTCGCCGCGCCAGCGAGCTGACCGGCTGCGAAATCCTGGCCAAGGCCGAGTTCATGAACCCCGGCCAGTCCGTGAAGGATCGGGCCGCGCTCCACATCATCCGCGACGCCGAGCGTAAAGGCCTGTTGCGGCCCGGCGGGCGCATCGTGGAGGGCACCGCCGGCAACACCGGCATCGGCCTGGCGATGGTCGGCAAGGCGCTGGGCTACAAGTGCACCATCGTCATCCCGCGCACCCAGAGCCAGGAGAAGAAGGACGCCATCCGGCTCTACGGCGCCGAGCTGGTGGAGGTGGACGCGGTCCCCTACTCCAACGAGAACAACTATGTGAAGTATTCCGGGCGCTTGGCGGCGGAGCTTAACGAGAAGGAGCCCGCCGGCGCGGTCTGGGCCAACCAGTTCGACAACGTCGCGAACCGCGAGGCGCACGTGCATGGCACCGGCCCCGAGATCTGGCGCCAGACCGACGGCAAGGTCGACGGCTTCATCTGCGCCGTGGGATCGGGCGGCACCCTGGCCGGGGTCGCCCAGGCGCTGCGGGAGAAGAAGCCGGACGTGACGATCGGCCTCGCCGATCCCCACGGTGCAGCGCTCTACAAATATTACACGGACGGCGAACTGGCCGCCGAGGGGACCTCGATCAGCGAAGGCATCGGCCAGGGGCGGATCACCGCCAATCTCGAAGGGCTCAAGGTGGACCGCGCCTATCGCATCTCGGACGAGGAGATGCTGCTGGCGATCTACGACCTCATGGAGTTCGAGGGCCTGGTGATGGGCGGCTCGACGGGGATCAACGTGGCGGGCGCGATCCGCCTGGCCAGGGACCTGGGGCCGGGCCACACCGTCGTGACGGTGCTGTGCGACCACGGCCAGCGCTATCAGTCCAAGATCTTCAACCCCGCGTTCCTGCGCGAGAAGGGCCTGCCCTGCCCGCCCTGGATGGAGTAGCCGCCATGGATCCTCTGGTTTCCACCGACTGGCTCGACGAACGCCTGCACGACCCGGCGGTCCAGGTGGCGGACGCGACCTGGTACATGCCCGGCGAGGGCCGAACGGGCCGCCAGTCGTTCGAGGAGGCGCACATCCCGGGCGCCGTCTTCTTCGACATCGACGAGGTGGCGGACAAGGACACCGACCTGCCGCACATGCTTCCGTCGGCCGAGGCGTTCGCTCAGGCGGTCGGGGCGCTGGGCCTGCGGCGGGACGCCGTGGTGGTGGTCTACGACGCCCAGGGCCTGTTCTCGGCCCCGCGCGTGTGGTGGTCGCTGCGGACCATGGGCTTTCCGGACGTGCGGGTCCTGGACGGCGGCCTCAAGAAGTGGCGGGCCGAGGGCCGCGTCGTCACCGACGAGCCGGGCGCGCCGCCGCCGCAGGCGCTCGATGCGGCCTTCCGTCCGGACCTGATCCGCGATCTCGAGGCCGTGCGCGGCCACCTGGCGGCCGGCGATGCGCAGGTGCTGGACGCGCGCGCCGCCGCCCGCTTCCGCGGCGAGGCGCCCGAGCCGCGGCCGGGGCTGCGATCCGGCGCGATGCCGGGCGCCCTGAACCTGCCGTGGCAGGGGCTGGTGAATTCCGACGGCACGCTGAAATCGGCGGCGGAGCTGCGCGAGGCGTTCACGGCGGCCGGCGTGGACCTGGGCCGGCCCGTGGTGACCACCTGCGGCTCGGGCGTCAGCGCCGCCCTCCTGGCCTTCGCGCTCGCCCGGCTGGGCCGCGAGGACGTGGCGGTCTACGACGGCTCGTGGACGGAATGGGGCGGGCGGGCCGACTGCGAGGTCGTCGTCGCCCGCTAGCGGACCGGCGGGGCGTACATCAGCCCCGGCTTCGGGGCGGTCCAGAGGGCGTTGAGGCCCCGCTCCAGCTTCAAGGCCGAGTCGGCGCCAAGGTCGCGGCGGAAGATCTCGTGGTAGGCGCCCACCTGGCGGATCACCTGATAGGCCCAGTCGCGCCGCACGCCGAGGAGCTCGCCGAGGTTTCCTTCCACCCCCAGCAGCCGGCGGGTCTCGGGATCGGTCGCCGTCTCGCGCGCCTGCTCGACTGTGCGCGAGGACAGGCCCAGCTCCTCGGCCAGGACGATCGCGTGCACCGTCCAGGCGACGATGTCGGCCCAGGCGGGGTCGTCCTGGCGCACCACGGGGCCCAGCGGCTCCTTGGAGATCACGTTCGGCAGGATGACGTGGCCGTTCGGGTTGGAGAGCAGCGAGCGCGAGGCCGCCAGGCCCGAGATGTCGGCGCTGAACACGTCGCAGCCGTCGCTCTCGTAGAGGCGCCGGGCGTCCTCCTCGGACTTGGCGAGCACCGGCTGGTAGTCCAGCCCGCGGGCGCGGAAGAAGTCGGCGAGGTTCGTCTCGCTGGCGGTGCCGGCCTGGACGCAGACCCGCGCCCCGCCCAGTTCCTCGGCGCTGGCGACGCCCAGCGCGCGGGCCACCAGGAACCCCTGGCCGTCGTAATAGGTGGTCGCCGGGAAGGTCAGGCCCAGCCCCGCGTCGCGCGACAAGGTCAGCGAGGTGTTGCGCGAGAGGATGTCGATCCGCTCGGCCCTGAGCTCGCGGAAACGGTCCGAGCCGTCGATGGGCACGAAGCGCACGCGCTCGGCGTCGCCGAACACGGCGGCGGCCACGGCCCGGCAGACGTCGACGTCGAAGCCGCGCCAGATCCCGCGCGCGTCGCGCATCGCGAAGCCGGGAAGGCCGGGATGGACGCCGCAGGTCACCCGCCCGCGCCGGCGGACCGCCTCCAGCGTCGGGCTGGGCGTCGCCTCGTAGGCGGCCGTTTGGGCCGGGGTCTTGGGCGGCGGGGCCACGGACGCGGGCGCGGGCGGCGGCTTGGCCTCGCAGGCTGCGAGCAGAAGGCCCATGGCCGCCATCGCCGTGAGGCGTCCGATCATCCCAGCTCCTTGAAACGGAGAAACCCGGAGGTCTAAGTGCGAAGCTCTTAAGTGCGAGGGGCACTTTCGCCAGCGTCGCCCGGAGCCGCAAGCCCGCATGTCCGACGAGACCCGCCTGATCCACGCCGGCGCCCAATCCGGGCCCATCTGCCGAACGGTCGGCCCGCCGATCCAGAAGGGCTCCACGGTGCTGCTGCCCAACGCGGCGGCGCTCTACGACGACGACCATTGCACCACCTACGGCCGCAGCGGCCTGGCGGCCCAGGCGACGCTGCGCGAGGCCCTGGCGGTCATGGAGGGGGCGGTGGGCGTCTCCCTCTACCCCTCGGGCCTGGCGGCCATCTCGGGCGCGCTGCTGGCGGTGCTCAAGGCCGGCGACGAGATCCTGGTGGTCGACAACGTCTACAAGCCGGTCCGGCGGTTCTGCGACCGGGTGCTTGGGGGCTTCGGCGTCGGGGTCAGCTACTTCGACCCGCGCACCGCGCCGGAGGCGCTCGTCGGCGAGGCTTCGGACAAGACGCGGCTGATCCTGCTGGAGAGCCCGGGCTCGCTGACCCTCGAGATGCAGGACGTGCCGGCCATCGCGCGCCTCGCCCGCGAGCGCGGGATCCTGACGGCGATCGACAACACCTGGGGCGCGGGCTTTCTGTTCCGCCCGCTGGAGCACGGGGTCGACCTGTCGCTGCAGGCCCTGACCAAGTACGTCGGCGGCCATTCCGACGTGTTCATGGGCTCGGCGGCCGCGCGCGACCCGGCGCTGGTGCGGGCGCTGAACGACGGCGTCGACGACCTCGGCTGGGCGGTCTCGGGCGAGGACGCCTACCAGGTGCTCCGCGGCGTCCGCACCCTGCCGCTGCGCCTCGCGGCCCAGGGCGAGGCGGGCCTGAGGGTCGCCGAGTGGCTGAAGACCCAGCCGGAGGTGGCCGCCGTCCACCACCCCGCCCTGCCCGGCGATCCGGACCATGCGCTCTGGGCCCGGGACTACCGGGGCGCCTGCGGCCTGTTCACCGTCGCGCTGAAGCCCGCGCCGCGGGCGGCGGTGGACGCCTTCCTCGACGCCCTGCAGGTGTTCGGCCTGGGTTTCTCGTGGGGCGGGTTCGAGAGCCTGGCGATCTGGTGCGACCCGCAGCTGAAGGCCCGCCGGTTCAGGCGCGACTACGCCGGACCCTTGATCCGCCTGCACATCGGCCTGGAGGCCGTGGACGACCTGATCGCCGACCTGCGGCGGGGGTTGGACGCCTACGCGAAAACGGCGGCCTGAGCCGGAACCTCGCGCCCTCCCCGGGATTGCACCGCGCAAGCACCCCGAAGGAGACGGCGATGACCAGCCAGGGACCCGGCGGCGAGTTCCGCCAGGAGGCCGAGCGCACGGCCGAGCACGAACGCGACATCCAGGACCGCATCGAGGCGCAGGAGGAACGCTCGTTTCAGTCCAAGGGCGACGGCGAGGACAGCGCGCCCCAGACAGGCGCCAGGGACTACCCCGTCCCGCCCCTGCCCAAGCAGGCGCTGGAGAAGCCGGGCCTCGAGGCGGACCTCGAACTGAAGCCCATGTGGGACGCCCCCTACTACAAGGGCTCGGGCAAGCTGGAGGGCATGGCGGCCCTGATCACCGGCGCCGACTCCGGGATCGGCCGGGCCGTGGCCGTGCTGTTCGCCCGGGAAGGCGCGGACGTGGCCATCGCCTACCTCGAGGAGGACGAGGACGCGCAGGTGACGAAGGCGGCGGTCGAGAAGGAAGGCCGGCGCGCCATCCTGCTGCCGGGCGACGTGGCCAACCCGGCCTATGCCGACGAGGCGGTGCGCAAGACCATCGAGGCGTTCGGCAAGATCGACATTCTGGTCAACAACGCCGCGTTCCAGGAGCACGCCAAGGACATCACCGACATCGCCTTCGACCACTTCGACCGGACGCTGAAGACCAACCTCTACGGCTATTTCAACATGGCCAAGGCGGCGGCCCCGCACATCAAGGCGGGCGGCTCGATCGTCAACTGCGGCTCGGTCACCGGCCTGCACGGCTCGAAGGAGCTGCTGGACTATTCGATGACCAAGGGCGGCATCCACGCCTTCACCCGCTCGCTGGCCGGCAGCCTGATCAAGCGGGGAATCCGGGTGAACTGCGTCGCGCCTGGCCCCGTGTGGACGCCGCTCAACCCGGCCGACAAGCCCGACAAGATCCCGGAGTTCGGGGCCCAGACCCCCATGGGCCGGCCGGCGCAGCCCGAGGAGCTGGCCCCCGCCTTCGTTTTCCTCGCCTCGCCCCAGACGGCCAGCTACATCACCGGCGAGATCCTGCCGGTCATCGGCGGCTACTGAGG
The Phenylobacterium zucineum HLK1 genome window above contains:
- a CDS encoding DUF3089 domain-containing protein — encoded protein: MSAGPRSRRWLTAALLGLILLVGAAVGFYWGDLVRTTLDPKVPFQTYEPPPAPDYAAPAAWALLPRDETDRPADVFFIAPTTYEGGRHWNAPIDDPEALEEFRETMAPNYVGPFVGVGRIFAPKYRQASLYSLLTLREDAREARRFAYADVQEAFRTYLQRDNRGRPFLVVGVEQGGTLGLRLLEQEVARDPALRARLVAAYLVDTVVPADSPPLPPCTERRQAGCLAAWARVDEGEFDAAKRKLDRALVWNGRGELENLTPRPALCFNPVLGSTTDAPAPARLHLGAANATGLEWGARPAFLARQVAAQCRQGVLHVSRPKSSALRKTGSWADRRKAPGFNLFYADLEADAQARLAAFQAR
- the rfaD gene encoding ADP-glyceromanno-heptose 6-epimerase, whose protein sequence is MTRKIVFVTGGAGFIGSNIAAKLAEDRSLDVVVCDRLREAELGKWRNIAKHPIGDFVAPEDMFDWLEKRWRDVEMVVHMAAVSSTTEPDADKIVHSNFTLSRDLFRWCADRQRRFVYASSAATYGAGEHGFSDDNDYEALARLRPLNTYGWSKALFDLFAVRQAGRDYAPPQWVGLKFFNVYGPNEEHKHSMKSVAAQIWPQVREGHAVQLFKSYRPDVPDGGQKRDFVYVRDAADVTRWLLDSPQVSGVFNLGSGQARTFEEMARNVFEAAGKNAQIEYTPMPPAIRDKYQYFTQAQMDRLFEAGYPAAMTPLEEGIGDYVGNYLSQPDPYR
- the rfaE2 gene encoding D-glycero-beta-D-manno-heptose 1-phosphate adenylyltransferase; translation: MDLAALQHLLSEVPGKRVACVGDLMVDRFVYGSVSRVSPEAPIPVLARSREIMMLGAAGNVARNVAALGGSVALVGLVGGDAEGHEASRLVGEEPAIEGYLVTDPSRPTTLKTRFVSGGQQLLRVDLEESRPVEGECEQRLVRTIRDAARGAGVILLSDYGKGVVTDAVIAACREAAAETGAKVVVDSKARSFARYGEIDLVKPNASELAYATDMPTDTDAEVEAALARALELWSARGVLVTRSGKGASLGLRGWPVRHFPTVAREVFDASGAGDTALAALGLALAGGAGLEDAIAFAQLASGVAVGKAGTATVSPEELVEAVLTAHMAPAEAKVATPQRMVEEVARWRAQGLRVGFTNGCFDILHRGHVAYLSQAKAWCDRLIVGLNSDESVRALKGEGRPVNDLESRALVLAGLQSVDLVAPFEELTPLKLIEAARPDVLVKGADYSEDQVVGAEQVRSWGGEVKLASLVDGYSTTAAIARMKKEKA
- the kdsA gene encoding 3-deoxy-8-phosphooctulonate synthase encodes the protein MAVLKLDRWNLAIGDGQPLVVIAGLNVLEDEALALATARHLKAACERLQLPFVFKASFDKANRSSISSYRGPGLEAGLAMLKAVKDQVGVPIATDIHEPGQAGPLAEVVDLLQIPAFLCRQTDLVVASARAIHAAGGLLHVKKGQFLAPWDAKNIVSKVKEATGGAEITVLCERGSSFGYNNLVVDMLGIGEMKKLGCPVTIDATHAVQLPGADPRTGGASTGGRREGVAVIARAAVVSGADGVFLEFHPDPDKALCDGPSCLPLDGAEPLLRQLKALHEVARAA
- a CDS encoding SAM-dependent methyltransferase, which produces MGLDHKIAELAGAPAAFRAAARIIARNWQAGVLTFVLPDGREFRLQGDAPGRDGRLVVRDYRFMKRVLASGDIGFAEGYMAGEWDTPDLSALLEVLALNFNNIDQVATGNPVMSFVHFVGHLLRGNTRAGSRRNIHAHYDLGNAFYSRWLDPTMTYSSARFEKPGEPLSEAQRRKYRTLAESMGLKPDHHVLEIGCGWGGFAEYAAREVGAKVTGITISEEQYRFASRRMFEQGLNERAEIRLVDYRDVEGRFDRVASIEMFEAVGERYWPTYFGKIRESLAPGGRAGLQIITIRDELFDHYRRRADFIQKYIFPGGMLPSEARLKAETEKAGLSWAGVSRFGQNYADTLAEWARRFEGAWDDIRRLGFDERFRKLWRFYLSYCEAGFRTARTDVVQLSLART
- a CDS encoding cysteine synthase A yields the protein MQVAQSVLDLIGNTPLLRLRRASELTGCEILAKAEFMNPGQSVKDRAALHIIRDAERKGLLRPGGRIVEGTAGNTGIGLAMVGKALGYKCTIVIPRTQSQEKKDAIRLYGAELVEVDAVPYSNENNYVKYSGRLAAELNEKEPAGAVWANQFDNVANREAHVHGTGPEIWRQTDGKVDGFICAVGSGGTLAGVAQALREKKPDVTIGLADPHGAALYKYYTDGELAAEGTSISEGIGQGRITANLEGLKVDRAYRISDEEMLLAIYDLMEFEGLVMGGSTGINVAGAIRLARDLGPGHTVVTVLCDHGQRYQSKIFNPAFLREKGLPCPPWME
- the sseA gene encoding 3-mercaptopyruvate sulfurtransferase; this encodes MDPLVSTDWLDERLHDPAVQVADATWYMPGEGRTGRQSFEEAHIPGAVFFDIDEVADKDTDLPHMLPSAEAFAQAVGALGLRRDAVVVVYDAQGLFSAPRVWWSLRTMGFPDVRVLDGGLKKWRAEGRVVTDEPGAPPPQALDAAFRPDLIRDLEAVRGHLAAGDAQVLDARAAARFRGEAPEPRPGLRSGAMPGALNLPWQGLVNSDGTLKSAAELREAFTAAGVDLGRPVVTTCGSGVSAALLAFALARLGREDVAVYDGSWTEWGGRADCEVVVAR
- a CDS encoding amino acid ABC transporter substrate-binding protein, whose translation is MIGRLTAMAAMGLLLAACEAKPPPAPASVAPPPKTPAQTAAYEATPSPTLEAVRRRGRVTCGVHPGLPGFAMRDARGIWRGFDVDVCRAVAAAVFGDAERVRFVPIDGSDRFRELRAERIDILSRNTSLTLSRDAGLGLTFPATTYYDGQGFLVARALGVASAEELGGARVCVQAGTASETNLADFFRARGLDYQPVLAKSEEDARRLYESDGCDVFSADISGLAASRSLLSNPNGHVILPNVISKEPLGPVVRQDDPAWADIVAWTVHAIVLAEELGLSSRTVEQARETATDPETRRLLGVEGNLGELLGVRRDWAYQVIRQVGAYHEIFRRDLGADSALKLERGLNALWTAPKPGLMYAPPVR
- the metC gene encoding cystathionine beta-lyase, with protein sequence MSDETRLIHAGAQSGPICRTVGPPIQKGSTVLLPNAAALYDDDHCTTYGRSGLAAQATLREALAVMEGAVGVSLYPSGLAAISGALLAVLKAGDEILVVDNVYKPVRRFCDRVLGGFGVGVSYFDPRTAPEALVGEASDKTRLILLESPGSLTLEMQDVPAIARLARERGILTAIDNTWGAGFLFRPLEHGVDLSLQALTKYVGGHSDVFMGSAAARDPALVRALNDGVDDLGWAVSGEDAYQVLRGVRTLPLRLAAQGEAGLRVAEWLKTQPEVAAVHHPALPGDPDHALWARDYRGACGLFTVALKPAPRAAVDAFLDALQVFGLGFSWGGFESLAIWCDPQLKARRFRRDYAGPLIRLHIGLEAVDDLIADLRRGLDAYAKTAA
- a CDS encoding SDR family oxidoreductase, whose product is MTSQGPGGEFRQEAERTAEHERDIQDRIEAQEERSFQSKGDGEDSAPQTGARDYPVPPLPKQALEKPGLEADLELKPMWDAPYYKGSGKLEGMAALITGADSGIGRAVAVLFAREGADVAIAYLEEDEDAQVTKAAVEKEGRRAILLPGDVANPAYADEAVRKTIEAFGKIDILVNNAAFQEHAKDITDIAFDHFDRTLKTNLYGYFNMAKAAAPHIKAGGSIVNCGSVTGLHGSKELLDYSMTKGGIHAFTRSLAGSLIKRGIRVNCVAPGPVWTPLNPADKPDKIPEFGAQTPMGRPAQPEELAPAFVFLASPQTASYITGEILPVIGGY